A genome region from Nycticebus coucang isolate mNycCou1 chromosome 4, mNycCou1.pri, whole genome shotgun sequence includes the following:
- the PRR14L gene encoding protein PRR14L isoform X2 yields the protein MLSSGVETQPVPLDSSMSAVVQELYSELPEELLMQSSKELLCADLPEDFLRSKEGNVQIITKTLPKSIEEVQSMKVNGTEMDNNEGHKNGNVSKGLSAGCSKYPEVNKIMTSGEVSETNRLVTLEPLTFVDPGLTDATPKEKDCEELKTCPSWLSLLPGNSAISKVDNGKEELCKLNLVCEATDNHRQIHGHHHENHSSALDGPTTGRNVVAIKPLEENSEVSCFTSALSGPECRTLSLEKSGFKGDGLPKGSAEKTDSSSFDGDDRSKNLASREENEEHLLNPKSKRRELFPIIATQPEKEIGHHCCGGKKTVDSSKENILNNCCVQGGLCTESCSSLMPSSFTEVAEVIFKKNDLKITLDIQENLTNPENHRETFNMSHPGGHSEKGNFSSLMQVEEPEKTTAVEPNMLSEKIYNKDSNSLVSIQRNLEGDTHLNEASCNDFLFERKSLVSLMPEDQISPINEVLRPSKDTVQLPPSPEFYYRPGSEKAIEPSHDNIPHLDEQSIACEMNELSYTNKLIINNVESECVLNQQVSLNSLDHTKLPTDFLQKINKEMPLETSKDAQPSHHPPLEDGADVLANAQTIPIKTKMKDISPPGDKTCGASSSSPTLNIKPENLEKKKKMADSRTKDPHSRLLSSKKEVAGFPQVVSVEECQNVQSQDISHRHCVRNNAPEENIFPSCATFESSKVSLKVNNSLITKYKNAFQHSTSHTQGTEDSVDGNSQEVSGTAEGSELDGKETKGSLPGDEIKNEMTAVLLNTGISNKAICTKSHIKPSEERLKGKKRNIPKETVLCKYNISVYATQELNQSANIPSPEVLLDQTPTNRFTNFKNTNRAAETLDQKANEVLGCQSNCQKKPNKGRNEDKPTKETLGSDQRDTITDPNRGVRHHQKDLPVISSSNIPQLCGRPKKGDLKGDFEIISGCEESTDGVVDATYTDCGNKPAEGLLAMTASSVLDSVARPDRSPFAETLSSTLSQRGKPTAVFMERTDQDSDFPDATVSTVGSLEIKKSCEGRPCRSLKDCEMEKCSEIKPISDHEPNIRILDGVNVSLNYNHHEQQSKGAFLRETQEVTEGSRLEVNSGFDKENAIAVSLQDLMSSRCQEENSLFLGSLESVEIMPLCLSSQENSETNINTEESDLKTPFKPKVDEMLCENVKDCTVPPEMKEGIPRDTNNSSREDSVYTSVEQNAHKPGHPLENSTHRHLPLTMETEPKVIGKEAEEYQREPLGHLPIGKESEEMVIRDNDTACMSRISQTHSQCQRMLGDAGKHQSQRHLDYMSQNEEECTHWNEAHTILGQCVSSNMLLDNAQNKNQPKVDKDDSAMMKEITLAKLAQVDIAALTQKVENQKEENLGHPLKKDIELCTGPCLPGASRTAQDPNTAGCDQIHGAFGKREILPLKKQPHRTCKKVSCQEQVSVGRKIRKIRSSAFLKSSSDPISTKAHRLLSSNAVSPPTQLEPKTLPASSLISHIPKQKATPCHPLRSMNFRKPTKEAALLNKLSILASKLAPAAKTQKLRYQRCSSELLPVAKTYKRLRYKRFLDGFSYNMMQLNPYLAASGWDKRPNSKPLTLYTLESIKMSFIDLSNKMPSLLFGSEILPVSFHMKSGSDCVAESSRTFPEHCAPARLALGEAPRCQSQPPKWTFSFFLSHACPGMATFREDAGLHNQAHTQAPLQPPAPLRDYGGTAIVQTRADCSVLGLHTLLALCSPGCYRIWTKKRSFSSHMPTTQRLFMTQFTQGLKGLRSPGSIADKVFCSLPYSVGRVLSIWSQHGPYACSFETSALHSTPSKRQTSLGTMSSHTILPYVPLPGVEASCNTSGSQMRLEPPFPALVPKSCLVTESAVSKLLLAASDFQVPGFDELDGVTVACPCPQSSPPEQKEAEPEKRPKKVSQIRIRKTIPRPDPNLTPMGLPRPKRLKKKEFSLEEIYTNKNYKSPPANRCLETIFEEPKERNGTLISISQQKRKRVLEFQDFTVPRKRRARGKVKVAGSFTRAQKAALQSQELDALLIQKLMELETFFAKEEEQEQSSG from the exons AAGGAAATGTACAAATTATAACCAAAACTCTGCCAAAATCCATTGAAGAAGTACAAAGTATGAAGGTCAATGGCACTGAGATGGATAATAATGAAGGACACAAGAATGGCAATGTGAGTAAAGGTCTTTCAGCTGGGTGCAGCAAATACCCAGAAGTAAACAAAATCATGACCAGTGGTGAGGTTTCAGAAACCAACAGATTAGTTACCCTAGAGCCTTTAACCTTTGTGGACCCTGGATTAACAGACGCAACTCCTAAGGAGAAAGATTGTGAAGAATTAAAAACTTGTCCTTCTTGGTTGTCATTATTACCAGGGAACAGTGCCATTTCCAAAGTGGACAATGGGAAGGAAGAGTTGTGTAAATTAAACCTTGTCTGTGAAGCAACTGACAATCATCGACAGATTCATGGCCACCATCATGAAAATCACAGTTCTGCACTTGATGGTCCCACAACTGGAAGAAATGTAGTTGCTATAAAACCCttggaagaaaattctgaagttTCGTGTTTCACATCAGCTTTGTCTGGTCCAGAATGCAGAACATTATCCTTAGAAAAATCTGGTTTTAAAGGAGATGGTTTGCCAAAGGGATCTGCTGAAAAGACAGACAGTTCCTCTTTTGATGGGGATGATCGAAGCAAGAACTTGGCTTctagggaagaaaatgaagaacaccTTTTGAATCCCAAGAGTAAAAGAAGGGAACTCTTTCCTATTATTGCCACACAGCCAGAAAAGGAGATTGGTCATCATTGTTGTGGTGGAAAAAAAACTGTTgattcttcaaaagaaaatatcctCAATAACTGTTGCGTTCAGGGCGGTCTCTGTACAGAGAGCTGTAGTTCACTAATGCCCAGTTCTTTTACTGAAGTTGCAGaagtgatatttaaaaagaatgatttgAAAATAACTTTAGACATTCAAGAAAACTTGACAAACCCTGAGAACCATAGAGAAACTTTTAATATGAGCCATCCAGGTGGACACTCTGAAAAAGGCAATTTTTCTTCCTTGATGCAGGTGGAAGAGCCAGAAAAGACAACCGCTGTAGAGCCCAATATGTTAAGTGAAAAGATTTACAATAAAGACTCTAACTCTTTAGTCAGCATCCAGAGAAATCTGGAAGGTGACACCCATTTAAATGAAGCATCatgtaatgattttctgtttGAAAGAAAATCTCTTGTGAGTTTAATGCCAGAAGATCAGATAAGTCCTATAAATGAGGTTTTAAGGCCCAGCAAAGATACCGTTCAGTTACCACCATCCCCAGAATTTTATTACAGACCTGGGTCGGAGAAAGCTATAGAGCCCTCACATGACAATATTCCTCATTTAGATGAACAGAGCATTGCCTGTGAGATGAATGAACTTTCTTATACTAACAAACTGATTATAAATAATGTAGAAAGTGAATGTGTTTTAAATCAACAAGTGTCCCTTAATTCTCTAGACCACACGAAGTTGCCAACTgactttctacaaaaaataaacaaagagatgCCTTTAGAAACAAGCAAAGATGCCCAACCAAGCCATCACCCTCCATTAGAGGATGGAGCAGATGTTCTTGCTAATGCCCAGACCATTCCCattaagacaaaaatgaaagacATCTCTCCACCAGGTGACAAAACCTGTGGTGCCTCTTCAAGCAGTCCTACCTTAAACATCAAACCAGAAAacctagagaaaaaaaagaaaatggctgatTCAAGAACAAAGGATCCACATTCCAGGCTTCTCTCAAGTAAGAAAGAAGTAGCTGGCTTTCCTCAAGTGGTCTCTGTTGAAGAATGTCAAAATGTTCAATCTCAGGATATCTCTCACCGTCATTGTGTAAGAAATAATGCACCAGAAGAGAACATCTTTCCTTCTTGTGCTACTTTTGAGTCCAGCAAAGTCAGTCTGAAAGTTAATAACTCTTtgataacaaaatataaaaatgcatttcaaCACAGCACCAGCCACACTCAAGGGACAGAAGACTCTGTGGATGGTAACAGCCAAGAAGTGAGTGGTACAGCAGAGGGAAGTGAACTAGATGGGAAGGAAACTAAAGGCAGCCTTCCTGGAGatgagataaaaaatgaaatgacagcAGTCCTGTTAAATACTGGCATTTCAAACAAAGCTATTTGTACCAAGAGTCACATCAAACCCAGCGAGGAAAGGTTAAAAGGAAAGAAACGGAATATACCCAAAGAGACTGTACTTTGTAAGTATAACATCTCTGTTTATGCTACCCAAGAACTAAACCAATCCGCAAACATTCCAAGTCCTGAAGTATTGTTGGACCAGACTCCTACTAATAGGTTCaccaattttaaaaacacaaacagagCAGCTGAAACTCTTGATCAGAAGGCAAATGAAGTTCTTGGCTGCCAGAGTAATTGCCAAAAGAAACCCAATAAAGGCAGAAATGAAGATAAACCAACTAAGGAGACGCTAGGTAGTGACCAGAGAGACACCATCACAGATCCTAACAGGGGGGTACGCCACCACCAAAAGGATCTGCCGGTCATTTCAAGCAGTAATATCCCACAGCTTTGTGGTAGACCAAAGAAAGGTGATTTGAAAGGagactttgaaattatttctggTTGTGAAGAGTCCACAGACGGTGTGGTGGATGCCACCTACACAGACTGTGGTAATAAGCCTGCAGAAGGCTTGCTGGCCATGACAGCATCTAGTGTACTTGACAGTGTAGCAAGACCAGATAGATCACCATTTGCAGAAACCTTGAGCAGTACCTTGTCTCAGAGAGGAAAACCGACTGCTGTATTTATGGAAAGGACTGACCAGGACTCAGATTTCCCAGATGCTACAGTTTCTACAGTGGGatctcttgaaataaaaaaatcatgtgaAGGGAGACCATGTAGATCTTTAAAAGACTGTGAAATGGAAAAGTGTTCAGAGATAAAGCCTATTTCAGATCATGAACCAAATATAAGAATATTGGATGGAGTAAATGTGTCTTTGAATTATAATCATCATGAGCAGCAAAGTAAAGGAGCATTTCTGAGAGAAACACAAGAAGTGACTGAAGGATCAAGACTAGAAGTAAATTCTGGGTTtgacaaagaaaatgccattgCAGTTTCCTTGCAAGACTTGATGTCTTCTAGATGCCAAGAAGAGAACTCTCTTTTCCTAGGCAGCCTGGAATCCGTTGAGATAATGcctttgtgtctgtcttctcaAGAAAATTCAGAAACTAATATTAATACTGAAGAAAGTGACCTGAAAACTCCATTTAAACCAAAAGTTGATGAAATGCTTTGTGAGAATGTAAAGGACTGCACAGTCCCGCctgaaatgaaggaaggaatacCAAGAGATACAAATAATTCTAGCAGAGAAGACAGCGTATATACCAGTGTGGAACAGAATGCTCACAAACCTGGTCATCCTCTTGAGAATTCCACACATAGACATTTGCCTTTGACAATGGAAACAGAACCTAAAGTGATAGGAAAAGAAGCTGAAGAATATCAGAGGGAACCACTGGGTCATTTACCTATTGGGAAGGAATCCGAAGAGATGGTTATCAGAGATAATGATACTGCTTGTATGAGCAGGATTTCTCAGACTCACTCTCAATGCCAGAGAATGCTTGGTGATGCTGGAAAACACCAAAGCCAGAGGCATTTGGACTACATGTCACAGAACGAAGAGGAATGTACACATTGGAACGAAGCACATACAATATTGGGACAATGTGTATCATCTAACATGTTGTTAGACAATGCCCAAAACAAGAACCAGCCTAAGGTTGACAAAGATGATTCTGccatgatgaaagaaatcacccTAGCAAAGCTGGCCCAGGTGGACATTGCTGCACTTACTCAGAAGGTGGAAAACCAAAAGGAGGAAAACTTAGGGCATCCTTTAAAGAAGGACATTGAGTTGTGCACAGGTCCTTGCCTTCCTGGTGCCTCCAGGACAGCACAAGACCCCAACACTGCTGGGTGTGATCAGATACATGGTGCCTTTGGGAAGAGAGAAATACTTCCCTTAAAGAAGCAGCCCCATCGAACATGTAAGAAAGTTTCCTGTCAGGAGCAAGTCAGTGTGgggagaaaaataaggaaaatcagAAGTTCTGCCTTTTTAAAGAGTTCCTCTGATCCCATCTCCACAAAAGCACACAGACTTCTTAGTTCAAACGCTGTGTCTCCACCTACACAATTGGAACCCAAAACACTACCTGCCAGTAGCTTGATTAGCCACATACCAAAGCAGAAGGCGACACCATGCCATCCCTTGAGGAGCATGAATTTTAGGAAGCCTACCAAAGAAGCAGCCTTATTGAACAAGCTGTCCATCCTTGCCTCCAAACTGGCCCCAGCCGCAAAGACCCAGAAACTAAGATATCAGCGGTGTTCCTCTGAACTTCTTCCAGTGGCTAAAACCTACAAGCGCCTCAGATATAAACGGTTCCTGGATGGATTTTCATACAATATGATGCAGCTGAATCCATATTTGGCAGCTAGTGGATGGGATAAGAGGCCTAACAGTAAGCCGTTGACACTTTATACTCTCGAATCCATCAAAATGAGCTTCATAGATTTGAGCAACAAGATGCCATCGCTGCTGTTTGGTTCTGAAATCTTGCCAGTATCCTTTCACATGAAATCAGGCTCAGATTGTGTGGCTGAGTCTTCCAGGACTTTTCCTGAGCACTGTGCTCCAGCAAGACTTGCCTTAGGAGAGGCCCCCCGGTGCCagtcacagcctcccaagtggaccttttctttcttcttgtcccACGCTTGCCCTGGGATGGCCACATTCAGGGAAGACGCTGGCCTCCATAATCAGGCACACACTCAGGCTCCTCTGCAGCCTCCTGCTCCTCTCCGAGACTACGGAGGCACTGCCATAGTCCAGACCAGGGCAGACTGCTCTGTCCTTGGCCTTCACACGCTTCTAGCACTTTGTTCCCCAGGATGTTACCGAATCTGGACAAAAAAACGGAGCTTCTCCAGTCACATGCCTACCACTCAGAGGCTCTTCATGACCCAGTTTACACAGGGCCTGAAAGGGTTGAGGTCTCCAGGCTCCATAGCAGACAAGGTCTTCTGTTCTCTACCCTACTCAGTGGGCAGAGTGCTGTCCATTTGGAGTCAGCATGGGCCTTATGCCTGCTCCTTTGAAACCTCTGCTCTTCATTCTACTCCCAGCAAGCGGCAGACAAGCCTGGGCACCATGAGCAG CCACACCATATTACCATATGTGCCTCTCCCAGGCGTGGAAGCTTCGTGTAACACCAGCGGCAGTCAGATGAG GTTAGAACCTCCATTCCCTGCCTTGGTACCAAAGTCTTGCTTGGTAACAGAATCAGCTGTGAGCAAGCTTCTGCTTGCAGCCTCTGACTTCCAAGTTCCTGGATTTGATGAGCTGGATGGTGTGACAGTAGCATGCCCCTGCCCACAGAGCAGCCCTCCAGAACAGAAAGAG GCTGAGCCAGAGAAGAGGCCAAAGAAAGTCTCGCAGATTCGCATCCGGAAAACCATTCCTAGGCCAGATCCTAATCTTACTCCCATGGGCCTTCCTCGACCCAAAAG